A stretch of the Gracilinanus agilis isolate LMUSP501 chromosome 4, AgileGrace, whole genome shotgun sequence genome encodes the following:
- the CITED2 gene encoding cbp/p300-interacting transactivator 2: MADHMMAMNHGRFPDGTNGLHHHPAHRMGMGQFPSPHHHHQQQQQHAFNALMGEHIHYGAGNMNATSGIRHAMGPGTVNGGHPPSTMPPTARFNNSQFMGPPVASQGGSLPASMQLQKLNNQYFNHHPYPHNHYMPDLHPASHQMNGTNQHFRDCNPKHSSSSGNSGGSSSNSSSNMPSSVPHVPAAMLPPNVIDTDFIDEEVLMSLVIEMGLDRIKELPELWLGQNEFDFMTDFVCKQQPSRVSC; the protein is encoded by the coding sequence ATGGCTGACCACATGATGGCCATGAACCACGGGCGCTTCCCCGATGGCACCAACGGGCTGCATCACCACCCTGCTCACCGGATGGGAATGGGTCAGTTTCCAAgcccccatcaccaccaccagcaacaacaacaacacgcCTTCAATGCCTTAATGGGCGAGCATATACACTATGGCGCTGGGAATATGAATGCCACTAGCGGGATCAGACATGCGATGGGGCCAGGGACTGTGAATGGAGGGCACCCCCCCAGCACCATGCCCCCCACGGCCAGATTTAACAACTCCCAGTTCATGGGGCCCCCAGTCGCCAGCCAGGGAGGCTCCTTACCGGCCAGCATGCAGCTGCAGAAGCTAAACAACCAGTATTTCAACCATCACCCTTATCCCCACAACCACTATATGCCGGATTTGCACCCTGCAAGCCACCAGATGAACGGGACGAACCAGCATTTCAGAGATTGCAACCCAAAGCACAGCAGTAGCAGCGGCAACAGCGGCggtagcagcagcaacagcagcagcaacatgCCTTCCTCGGTTCCCCACGTCCCCGCTGCGATGCTGCCTCCCAATGTCATAGACACTGACTTCATAGACGAGGAAGTGCTCATGTCCTTAGTGATAGAAATGGGTTTGGACCGCATCAAGGAGCTGCCTGAACTCTGGCTGGGACAAAACGAGTTTGATTTTATGACGGACTTCGTGTGCAAACAGCAGCCTAGCAGAGTGAGCTGCTGA